In Candidatus Krumholzibacteriia bacterium, the sequence CCGCGGAAGCGGACGTGTTCCCGCGCGGAACATCCCCAGGTGTCATGCTGCGTGCGCACTTCCGCGGCGGAAGCCGTACGGGAAGAAGTCCGCCATCCCGACTTCCGCAGCGGAAGCGCCAGCGTTCCCACGCGGAACATCCCCAACCGTCACCCGCACCGAACACTTCCCCCGCGATGGCCACCGCCAGGAAGGCCGGCACCCAAGCGCAGGCCAGCACCCACGCGTAGGCCGACACCACCACACAGGCCGACACCCACACGAAGGCCGGCCTCCCTCCGGAGACCGGCCTCGTCTCGCCCGCTCGCGACGTCGCCGCGGCTAACGGTGCGGGCGGGTCATCGCGTCGAAGTCCAGCAGCTCGTCGAGCTGCTCCTCGTCGAGGAGTTCGAGGGCCAGGACGATCTCGCGAATGGTCTTGCCCTTCCGGTGGGCCTCCTTGGCCACGGCGGCGGCCTGGTCGTAGCCGATGACGGGGGCCAGGCTGGTGACGATCATCAGCGAGCCCTCGATCAGCCCCTCGGTGTGCTCGCGGTTCACCTTCAGGTCGCGCAGGAGCTTGTCGGTGAACATGTCGCAACCGTTGGTGAGCAGCTTGATGCTCTCGTGCACCGCGTCGGCCATCATGGGCATGGCCACGTTGAGCTCGAGGATGCTGCCCACGCCGCCGAATCCGCCCAGGGTGACCGAGGTGTCGTTGCCGACCACGCGGGCGCAGATCTGGATCATGCTCTCGCAGATCACGGGGTTCACCTTGCCGGGCATGATCGAACTGCCGGGCTGGGTGGCGGGCAGGCTCAGCTCGCCCAGACCGCAGCGGGGGCCGCTTCCGAGCCAGCGGATGTCGTTGGCGATCTTGCTCAGGCTCACGGCGATGGTGCGCAGCTCGCCGCTCACCTCCACGTAGCCGTCCTTGGCCGCCTGGGCCTCGGGGTGGTTGTTCGCCTCGCGAAAGGTCAGGCCGGTGGCGTTGCTCAGCTGCTGGCAGACCTTCTTCGAGAACTGCGGGTGGGTGTTGATGCCGGTGCCGACGGCGGTGCCGCCGATGGCCAGCTCGCTCAGCGCTTCGATCGCCACGTCGCAGCGCTCCATCGCCTTCGCCATCTGCTCGGCGTAGCCGCCGAAGACCTGCCCCACGCGGATGGGCGTGGCGTCCATCAGATGGGTCCGGCCGATCTTGGTGATGTCGTCCCACTCCTCGGCCCTGGCCGCCAACTCCTCCTGCATGCGCTCGAGCGCGGGCTTCAGGTCGTTGGCAAGGGACAGGGCAGCGGCCACGTGCATGGCGGTGGGAAAGGTGTCGTTGCTGCTCTGCCCCATGTTCACGTGGTCGTTGGGATGCACGGGGCGCTTGCTGCCGACCTCCTCGCCGGCCTCGAGCGAGGCGTAGTTGGCGATCACCTCGTTGGCGTTCATGTTGGTCGACGTGCCCGAACCGGTCTGGAAGACGTCGACGACGAAGTGGTCGTCGAGCTCACCCTCGGCCACGGCCTGGGCGGCGCGCACGATCGTGCGGCCCTTGGGCCCGCTGATCCGCTTGAGCTCCATGTTCGCCCGGGCGCAGGCCTCCTTCAGCAGGCCGAAGGCATGCACCACCTCCACGGGCACCACGCGCCCGCTCACGGGGAAGTTGTCCTTCGCCCGCTGCGTCGACGCTCCCCACAGCGCCCACGAAGGAACCTTCATCTTCCCCATCGAGTCCTGTTCGATCCGCCACTTCGGCACGCGGCGGCGACGGCTCGTACGCTTCTTCGCCATGTGATCTCTCCGTTGGTCGGTGCGGGGCGTGGCCCCACGTGGGAACGCCGGTCCCGTGGGGGAACCGGCGTGCATCGGAATCAGGAAGGGCCGCTGCGATCGGCCCACGGGACGGCCAGTCCCAGGTCGGCGAGTTTGGTCTCGAGTTCGGCCCGTTCGCGGTTGCGCTTCGGACCCTTCTCGCCCCAGCTGAGGATCCCCAGTTCTTCGGCGCGCCGCGTGGCCGCGTCGCGATCGCCCTGCACCACCAGGCGCAGGATCTCGCGGTCGATGCGGCTGAAGAAGGCGCCACCGCGGCGGTAGTCCTCGAAGGCCTCCCAGGTCAGCGGTACCCACTTGCTCGCGATCCGTTCGCCGATCACGGTGGCGTACTCGCGGATCTCCTCCTGGGCGTGCATGTCCATGCGCAGGGCGAGGAAGTGCAGGAGGTTGTGCAGGTCGACCTTCCAGTAGGCCTCGGTGTAGGTCGACAGGGGAAGGTCCTTGCGCGCCTGCTCGCGGGCGATGCCGCGCTCGAGGCGTTCGTTGTACACGCGTCGGGCGTGGTCCTGCAGCTCGCGCTCCTGCGCGCTGAGCGTCTCGCCGAGTCCGTGATCGGCGAAGCCCTCGCTGCCCTGCCGGTTCGACGCTGCCTGCTGGCGCCACTCGTCGGGCGCGGTGGTCTGGCTCGCCTCGATCGCGATCGAGTAGCGCGTGCTGTACTCGTTCACGTTCGCCGTGCGGTGCCGGATCCACTGCCGCCAGCAGTCCATGGGC encodes:
- a CDS encoding class II fumarate hydratase, giving the protein MAKKRTSRRRRVPKWRIEQDSMGKMKVPSWALWGASTQRAKDNFPVSGRVVPVEVVHAFGLLKEACARANMELKRISGPKGRTIVRAAQAVAEGELDDHFVVDVFQTGSGTSTNMNANEVIANYASLEAGEEVGSKRPVHPNDHVNMGQSSNDTFPTAMHVAAALSLANDLKPALERMQEELAARAEEWDDITKIGRTHLMDATPIRVGQVFGGYAEQMAKAMERCDVAIEALSELAIGGTAVGTGINTHPQFSKKVCQQLSNATGLTFREANNHPEAQAAKDGYVEVSGELRTIAVSLSKIANDIRWLGSGPRCGLGELSLPATQPGSSIMPGKVNPVICESMIQICARVVGNDTSVTLGGFGGVGSILELNVAMPMMADAVHESIKLLTNGCDMFTDKLLRDLKVNREHTEGLIEGSLMIVTSLAPVIGYDQAAAVAKEAHRKGKTIREIVLALELLDEEQLDELLDFDAMTRPHR
- the thyX gene encoding FAD-dependent thymidylate synthase translates to MSESTDRAERVERPRVAALDEILGEALPVLDDGFVRVVDYMGDDGSIVQAARVSYGKGTKKVSEDRGLIRYLLRHRHTTPFEMAEIKLHVRVPMDCWRQWIRHRTANVNEYSTRYSIAIEASQTTAPDEWRQQAASNRQGSEGFADHGLGETLSAQERELQDHARRVYNERLERGIAREQARKDLPLSTYTEAYWKVDLHNLLHFLALRMDMHAQEEIREYATVIGERIASKWVPLTWEAFEDYRRGGAFFSRIDREILRLVVQGDRDAATRRAEELGILSWGEKGPKRNRERAELETKLADLGLAVPWADRSGPS